A single genomic interval of Anopheles marshallii chromosome 2, idAnoMarsDA_429_01, whole genome shotgun sequence harbors:
- the LOC128709093 gene encoding moesin/ezrin/radixin homolog 2: protein MMVPFRRKKTNKQFPVKVCTFDSELEFHLEHRATGRYLFELICRTIGLRETWYFGLQFEDSKGNLSWLKMDKKVQDQSVHMTNGSCMFIFLAKFFPENVAEELVQEVTQHLFFLQIKQAILSMDVYCPPEASVLLASYAVQAKYGDYDEAVCKPGMLISENLLPQRVIDQYQMTPQMWEERIKTWYADHRGMSRDEAEMEYLKIAQDLDMFGVNYFPITNKKNTEVWLGVTALGLNIYNKENKLLPVTTFQWNEILHISFDDRKFVVKTNDSKNPKPVIFYSQKLRINKLILDLCVGNHDLYMKRRKPDTMEIQQMKAQAKEEKQRRQVERNKLTREKQLREAAEREKAAMEQKLMQLQEEMRAANEALHRSEEAAELLAEKNRLAEEEAMLLSHKAQEVEQEINRMRMTARKTEEEKMYLERKTQEAELLTARMMEESRKRALEADKLKNELIHARVAEKEAKEKLLNFLSRTSTESILITPSSSPESPMHEMHSYDLLADGDMEQLSLEIEKERVEYLAKSKQVQNQLKELRSEIEQLKIGENQCPLDDINAEQLRLGETKYSTLKKVKSGSTKARVAFFEEL from the exons ATGATGGTTCCGTTTCGACGtaagaaaacgaacaaacagtTTCCAGTGAAAGTGTGCACATTTGATTCGGAACTCGAATTTCACCTTGAG CATCGAGCAACAGGTAGATACTTGTTCGAGCTGATATGCAGAACAATCGGTCTTCGAGAAACATGGTACTTTGGGTTGCAGTTCGAAGATTCCAAAGGGAATTTGTCATGGCTAAAGATGGATAAGAAAGTGCAGGATCAGAGCGTACATATGACAAATGGGAGCTGTATGTTTATATTCTTGGCCAAGTTTTTTCCGGAAAACGTGGCCGAAGAGCTGGTACAGGAAGTTACgcagcatttgtttttcctgcaaATCAAACAAGCCATTCTGTCGATGGACGTGTACTGCCCTCCGGAAGCATCCGTATTGCTTGCCTCTTACGCAGTACAGGCCAAG TACGGCGATTATGACGAAGCCGTGTGCAAACCGGGAATGCTTATCAGTGAAAATCTGCTGCCGCAACGTGTTATTGATCAGTACCAAATGACACCTCAGATGTGGGAAGAACGTATCAAAACGTGGTACGCAGATCATCGAGGCATGTCCAGGGATGAGGCAGAAATGGAATATCTGAAGATAGCCCAGGATCTGGACATGTTCGGTGTGAATTATTTTCCTATTACG AATAAGAAAAACACGGAGGTTTGGTTGGGTGTAACGGCGTTAGGATTGAACATATACAACAAGGAAAACAAGCTGCTACCCGTGACGACCTTCCAATGGAATGAGATTCTACACATCAGTTTCGATGATAGAAAGTTTGTGGTTAAAACGAATGATAGCAAAAATCCCAAGCCTGTGATATTCTACTCGCAGAAACTTCGTATCAATAAGCTGATACTTGATTTGTGCGTGGGAAACCATGATCTTTACATGAAACGCCGTAAGCCTGATACGATGGAAATTCAGCAAATGAAAGCTCaggcaaaggaagaaaagcaacgGCGGCAAGTCGAGCGGAATAAGCTAACACGCGAAAAGCAACTGCGCGAGGCGGCAGAACGAGAAAAAGCAGCAATGGAACAGAAACTAATGCAGCTACAGGAGGAAATGCGAGCGGCCAATGAAGCTTTG CACCGAAGTGAGGAAGCAGCAGAATTGTTGGCGGAAAAAAATCGACTTGCTGAGGAGGAGGCAATGCTACTATCGCACAAAGCGCAAGAGGTAGAACAAGAAATCAATCGAATGCGTATGACAGCACGCAAAACTGAAGAGGAAAAGATGTACCTGGAACGAAAGACACAAGAGGCGGAATTGCTCACTGCTCGTATGATGGAGGAATCTCGCAAGAGAGCATTAGAGGCCGATAAGCTCAAAAACGAGCTCATTCACGCACGGGTGGCAGAGaaggaagcgaaggaaaagttGTTAAATTTTCTGAGCAGAACATCTACCGAATCGATACTCATAACTCCTTCCTCATCTCCGGAATCTCCGATGCATGAAATGCATTCCTACGATCTCTTGGCTGATGGTGACATGGAGCAACTTTCGTTAGAAATCGAAAAAGAACG GGTTGAATACTTGGCCAAATCGAAACAAGTACAGAATCAGCTGAAGGAACTGCGCTCCGAAATAGAACAACTAAAGATCGGTGAGAATCAATGTCCACTGGATGATATCAATGCCGAGCAGTTGCGGCTAGGTGAGACAAAATATTCCACCCTGAAAAAGGTTAAGTCCGGTTCAACAAAAGCACGAGTAGCATTTTTTGAAGAACTGTAA
- the LOC128718957 gene encoding superoxide dismutase [Cu-Zn]-like, whose product MPLKAVCVLTGDVKGTIFFEQSVESDPVKVTGSVTGLKAGDHGFHIHEFGDNTNGCMSTGAHFNPHGKTHGAPDAEERHAGDMGNIVADGTGEAKVDLTVSQIALSGPMNVVGRSLVVHADPDDLGLGGHELSKSTGNAGARLACGVIGLCKI is encoded by the exons ATGCCGCTGAAAGCCGTGTGCGTTCTTACCGGAGATGTGAAGGGAACGATCTTCTTCGAACAGAGT GTGGAGTCTGATCCGGTCAAAGTGACCGGTTCGGTAACTGGTCTGAAGGCTGGAGATCATGGATTCCACATTCATGAGTTCGGCGACAACACCAACGGTTGCATGTCCACGGGGGCTCACTTCAATCCGCACGGCAAAACACACGGAGCACCGGACGCCGAAGAGCGTCATGCTGGTGACATGGGAAACATTGTTGCAGATGGTACTGGTGAGGCAAAGGTTGATTTGACGGTGAGCCAAATCGCCCTGAGCGGGCCTATGAACGTGGTGGGTCGTTCATTGGTAGTTCATGCTGATCCGGACGATTTGGGCCTGGGAGGACATGAATTGAGTAAATCCACTGGCAATGCCGGTGCTCGGTTGGCTTGTGGTGTGATTGGATTGTGCAAAATTTAA
- the LOC128718173 gene encoding uncharacterized protein K02A2.6-like: MNNDGETRQQVQSVQNGGQRGSVPESDSGTGWIHELFKQQHAMMQEQQQAFMKQQEKLIAEIWQTARLREPVNVEQIGDVLAGQIKDFKFNPDERVTFEGWFSRYEDLFEKDAKKLDDDAKVRLLLRKLGLAEHERYVSHVLPSKPKDFNFEETVEKLKALFGSRESEVSKRYKCLQLRKEKTEDYVVFSCRVNKSVVEAKLAGLSEEQLKCLIYVCGLQDDSDSEIRLRLLSRIEDRRISTLDQLVEECQRLVSLKKDTAMFEKVPHQVNVVNDGKIERFAPKRRSFVKSTAATTKGKLKCCLCGEEHYARKCKYGGYRCNKCHRYGHKEGFCDSAARYASQTKNARIKTVIVNTLGDRQKRHVNVVVNDVPMEFMIDTGADITIISMKEWQRIGSPGLIPASIKAKTASGEQLKIVGEFRAEMKLQQQCKQCIVRVTNEKLMLLGQDAMDVFGLWNIPLSAVCNRVSSQDQFAEFNDIFSNEMGCCKRSKVKLVLKEGAVPVFRPKRPVAYAMLEAVDRELDRLEKEGIISRVDFSAWAAPIVVVRKANGTIRICGDYSTGLNDALQSHHYPIPLPDDIFASLSKSTVFSQIDLSDAFLQVEVEDSSREYLTVNTHRGLYVYNRLPPGVKAAPSAFQQLMETMLTGLKDVAAYLDDIVVGGVDEATHLDNLYAVFRRLRDYGFRIRREKCSFQQKQIKYLGHILDRDGLRPDPAKIDVIVKMPPPKQTSEVRSFLGAVNYYGKFVPQMRNLRYPLDELLKKDGSWQWNSECQRAFDMFKQILRSDLLLTHYDPTKEIIVAADASSVGVGATISHRMSDGSLKVVQHAARALTKAEVNYSQPDREGLAVIYAITKFHRMIFGRKFTLHTDHAPLIRIFGSRTGIPVYTANRLQRWALTLLLYDFKIEYVPTDKFGNADILSRLIAKHERPDEDYVIASIKLEKDMNAMVMQVTGAMPLKFDDVVKATRSDPVLSRVFFYIQEGWPHDKLNDAELRNFQSRSESLSTLRGGIFFVCCKQLFDLNIQYYFR, from the exons ATGAACAACGACGGCGAAACAAGGCAGCAAGTGCAAAGCGTACAAAATGGGGGTCAGCGCGGAAGCGTCCCTGAATCTGATTCGGGAACTGGCTGGATTCATGAATTGTTTAAGCAGCAGCACGCGATGATGCAAGAACAGCAGCAAGCATTCATGAAACAGCAGGAGAAACTGATCGCAGAAATCTGGCAGACGGCACGACTTCGAGAACCCGTGAATGTGGAACAAATAGGAGATGTGCTTGCTGGTCAGATAAAAGATTTTAAGTTCAACCCGGATGAACGCGTCACTTTCGAAGGTTGGTTTTCGCGGTACGAAGATCTATTCGAGAAAGATGCGAAGAAGTTAGATGACGACGCTAAAGTTCGCTTACTGCTACGGAAGCTGGGATTGGCCGAGCATGAACGGTACGTAAGCCATGTATTGCCCAGCAAGCCGAAAGATTTCAACTTTGAGGAAACAGTGGAAAAGCTGAAAGCGCTTTTTGGATCACGAGAGTCCGAAGTAAGCAAACGAtacaaatgtttgcaattgCGCAAGGAGAAAACAGAGGACTACGTAGTGTTTTCCTGCCGTGTTAATAAGAGCGTAGTAGAAGCTAAACTGGCGGGTCTTTCGGAAGAGCAACTGAAATGCCTTATATACGTTTGCGGACTGCAAGACGACAGCGATAGTGAAATACGGTTAAGACTACTTAGCCGTATTGAGGATAGGCGAATTTCTACGTTAGATCAGCTGGTTGAAGAATGTCAGAGGCTAGTGAGTTTAAAAAAGGACACAGCCATGTTCGAAAAAGTGCCTCACCAAGTGAACGTCGTGAACGACGGAAAGATAGAGCGATTTGCCCCAAAGAGAAGGAGTTTTGTAAAATCTACAGCCGCGACTACAAAAGGGAAACTGAAGTGTTGTCTTTGCGGAGAAGAACACTATGCGCGGAAGTGCAAATACGGTGGATACCGTTGCAATAAATGCCATCGTTATGGTCACAAGGAAGGGTTCTGTGATTCGGCGGCACGTTATGCGAGTCAAACGAAGAATGCGCGAATCAAGACTGTGATAGTGAATACCCTCGGTGACAGACAGAAAAGACACGTGAATGTTGTCGTGAACGATGTGCCAATGGAATTTATGATAGATACCGGAGCAGACATTACCATTATTTCCATGAAAGAATGGCAGCGCATAGGTAGTCCTGGGCTGATTCCTGCATCTATAAAGGCAAAAACGGCGTCCGGGGAGCAGTTAAAGATCGTGGGCGAGTTCCGAGCTGAAATGAAGCTACAACAGCAGTGTAAGCAGTGTATAGTGCGAGTCACTAACGAAAAGTTGATGCTACTGGGGCAGGATGCAATGGACGTGTTTGGATTATGGAATATCCCTTTATCGGCTGTTTGCAATCGAGTAAGCTCGCAAGACCAGTTCGCGGAGTTCAACGATATTTTTTCTAATGAGATGGGGTGCTGTAAGCGGTCGAAAGTGAAGCTAGTGCTTAAAGAAGGAGCAGTTCCAGTTTTCCGGCCGAAGAGACCTGTGGCGTATGCGATGTTGGAAGCTGTGGATCGCGAGTTGGACCGGTTagaaaaggaaggaataaTTTCCCGTGTGGATTTTTCAGCATGGGCTGCACCGATCGTCGTAGTTCGTAAGGCCAATGGTACCATCCGAATATGCGGCGATTATTCTACCGGACTAAACGATGCACTACAGTCTCATCACTACCCAATCCCGCTTCCCGACGATATTTTTGCAAGCCTTTCAAAATCTACAGTCTTTAGCCAAATAGATCTTTCAGACGCGTTTCTACAGGTAGAGGTAGAAGACAGCAGTCGTGAGTATCTCACCGTGAATACACATCGAGGGTTGTATGTATACAACCGTTTGCCTCCGGGAGTAAAAGCGGCGCCGAGCGCTTTTCAACAGCTTATGGAGACGATGTTGACCGGTCTGAAGGATGTAGCAGCGTATCTGGACGATATTGTGGTTGGTGGAGTGGACGAAGCCACCCATTTAGATAATCTGTACGCAGTGTTCAGAAGACTTCGTGATTATGGGTTTAGGATCCGGCGAGAGAAGTGTAGTTTCCAGCAAAAGCAGATCAAATATTTGGGACACATATTAGATCGAGATGGGTTGCGACCGGATCCTGCAAAGATTGATGTCATTGTGAAGATGCCGCCCCCGAAACAGACATCTGAAGTGCGGTCATTTCTAGGTGCTGTTAATTATTACGGAAAATTTGTGCCACAAATGAGAAACCTGCGTTACCCGTTAGACGAGTTGCTGAAGAAGGATGGATCCTGGCAGTGGAACTCGGAATGTCAAAGGGCTTTTGACATGTTCAAACAAATACTGAGGTCGGATCTGCTATTAACGCATTATGATCCGACGAAAGAGATCATCGTAGCAGCTGATGCTTCATCCGTTGGTGTGGGAGCAACAATTAGCCATCGGATGTCCGATGGATCGTTGAAAGTTGTGCAGCATGCGGCGCGTGCGCTGACTAAAGCAGAAGTTAACTACAGCCAACCGGACCGAGAAGGACTAGCTGTTATATATGCAATCACCAAATTTCATCGCATGATATTTGGACGGAAATTTACTCTTCATACTGATCATGCCCCGTTAATCCGAATCTTTGGATCGCGTACCGGTATTCCTGTATATACAGCAAATAGGTTACAGCGTTGGGCGTTAACATTGTTATTGTACGATTTTAAAATCGAGTATGTACCCACAGACAAGTTCGGGAACGCCGACATCTTATCGCGCCTGATTGCAAAACACGAGCGACCAGATGAGGATTACGTGATAGCAAGCATCAAGCTAGAAAAGGACATGAACGCGATGGTCATGCAAGTAACGGGTGCAATGCCCTTGAAGTTTGACGATGTAGTAAAGGCAACCAGAAGCGATCCTGTTTTAAGCAGAGTATTCTTTTACATTCAGGAAGGTTGGCCGCATGATAAGCTGAACGATGCAGAGCTGAGAAATTTCCAGTCAAGAAGCGAGTCTCTTAGTACGCTCAGAGGAGGTATCTTCTTTG TTTGCTGTAAACAACTGTTTGATCTCAACATCCAGTACTATTTCCGGTGA
- the LOC128708703 gene encoding uncharacterized protein LOC128708703 encodes MDMENTHLVTEFITHTGANTQDAVSCLKSWEWDLKKALIDYNDTSTTEYFNNKKNESEDRMKAHSSASTSTPQLYGSASTSSMLPSATTRSMLSSGTFSKNQRQQQPLHMQHIHDSQYSYVTNGSVIGSKNATFGESNRISNSCSNKITTVQMQSLSAAKSHRNPQYSHFNNSGSSSTGISMVGNVKPENCSSNSGMNYTSVLQTPIVHLKPMLKKADSIDIFDSKKLERGISRATENVTLVSRARQEFEMDFHAHIHEKNDKNLNFIDTPDYTFTLPDLTKYTDDFRKFLEKDLIENSTLNSLETTNRLNWWYESGACRKLWPLATTGDGNCLLHAASLAMWGFHDRRLTLRRTLHDILSKEEFREALYRRWRFQQTRVNKQAGFVFCENEWAKEWEEIVAIASPEPRRNSQSTGPSRRRSLLIEKNFDALTGGTSSTLASDREDENATYESLEEIHVLALAHILRRTIIVVSDVFLRDINGEAFSPIPFGGVYLPFEVPSNECHRAPLLLAYDMAHFSALVAMEACNDSPPALIPLVDETNQLLPIQFCIDPGKDFNWREYDGSDGNWILTDREHIALLKEYLDIVHATGIESPDDEIYYDDYSDDEYEKKLAEGEIVFTSDENYNHNIGTTPMATVNTTASSTTTPIGGGTITSMTASNQSLPASGSGRDAGGKSKAAKQLQSVAKQFGSIGKSMSRKLRKNIGSITRIGSKNSHSGNSSGGGANGKKSHFNDKSNYRSEYPRFRILCAQLKSRRHEYQEEMIRNYLECAQERYLEAEKMRDRKEIERLTKYVAEVGQFHRDHELEYAGDGGVIEQSEVDGGGPVNCINAGCLNYGTAATSYMCLECYSMQCKRESSNPKCDIDSKDYTLRYGTGKSKFYAEADMDAHDKIQKLPSARRLNDLDQTLYLSRSTFYNDTKPDDIHLPTASTYKQAGLEQSSNASGLVRQNSQPLQLQHQHHYHHQQQQHHQSHYHKGEEVNKPHQHQHTGSATCMEYPLSAKPPTGPSSSGSTTSSSSGIVASVYSPGGSGHSGSHSSNIPYTRAGALCVVNLPPVSSNADSTGNRVIGQFGSSHNGISGTAHGASASTNEAIRSLHPFSSSSSSSSIGVGVGVGNGGHSTSQPIVNSSHYGKNQLCRTDGCKFYGSINTNFYCSKCCQEYNI; translated from the exons ATGGACATGGAGAATACTCATTTGGTCACGGAATTCATCACGCATACTGGAGCTAATACACAAGACGCAGTCAGCTGTTTGAAATCTTGGGAATGGGATTTGAAGAAAGCGCTAATCGATTACAATG ATACTTCGACTACGGAATATttcaacaacaagaaaaatgaaagtgaagaTCGAATGAAAGCACACTCATCTGCATCCACATCAACGCCACAATTGTACGGATCAGCTTCCACTTCTTCAATGCTGCCGTCAGCAACAACGAGATCGATGCTATCATCGGGTACATTTAGTAAAAATCAACGCCAGCAACAACCGCTACATATGCAACATATTCATGATTCACAATATTCATACGTTACTAACGGAAGTGTGATCGGAAGCAAAAACGCCACATTTGGGGAAAGCAACAGAATTAGCAATAGCTGCAGCAATAAAATTACGACCGTGCAAATGCAATCTCTATCTGCGGCGAAATCGCATCGTAATCCACAGTATAGCCATTTTAACAATTCCGGGTCTTCGTCCACCGGGATTTCAATGGTGGGGAATGTGAAACCTGAgaactgcagcagcaacagcggaATGAACTACACGTCCGTTTTACAGACCCCGATTGTACATCTGAAGCCAATGCTCAAGAAAGCCGATTCGATTGACATTTTTGATA gCAAAAAATTAGAACGAGGAATTTCACGTGCTACCGAAAATGTGACATTGGTCTCGCGCGCCAGACAAGAGtttgagatggattttcacgCCCACATTCACGAgaagaatgataaaaatttgAACTTCATCGACACGCCGGATTATACATTCACCCTGCCCGACCTTACAAAGTATACGGACGATTTTcg caaATTTCTCGAAAAAGATCTTATTGAAAACTCTACTCTGAACTCATTGGAAACTACAAACCGACTGAACTGGTGGTATGAATCAGGAGCCTGCCGCAAACTTTGGCCCCTGGCGACTACAGGTGATGGAAACTGTCTGCTACACGCGGCTTCGCTGGCTATGTGGGGCTTTCACGATCGTCGTTTGACATTGCGTCGTACGCTGCATGACATTTTATCGAAGGAGGAGTTTCGCGAAGCACTTTATCGACGGTGGCGATTCCAGCAAACGCGTGTCAATAAGCAGGCGGGATTTGTGTTCTGTGAAAACGAATGGGCTAAAGAGTGGGAGGAAATTGTGGCCATCGCTTCCCCAGAACCTAGGCGCAATTCACAGAGCACCGGTCCCTCCCGTCGCCGATCTCTGTTGATCGAAAAAAACTTTGACGCTCTTACTGGTGGGACAAGTTCAACGCTAGCCAGTGATCGAGAAGACGAAAATGCCACATATGAAAGCTTGGAAGAGATTCATGTACTAGCATTAGCGCATATACTGCGACGCACGATTATCGTGGTTTCCGACGTGTTTCTTAGAGACATTAATGGAGAAGCATTTTCACCTATACCGTTTGGGGGTGTCTATTTGCCATTCGAAGTACCATCGAATGAATGCCACCGGGCTCCGTTGCTACTCGCCTACGATATGGCACATTTTTCGGCGTTAGTAGCAATGGAAGCATGTAACGATAGTCCACCCGCGTTAATACCACTAGTGGATGAAACGAATCAGCTGCTTCCGATTCAGTTTTGTATTGACCCTGGGAAGGATTTCAATTGGCGGGAATACGACGGAAGTGATGGAAACTGGATTCTTACTGATCGTGAACATATAGCACTGTTGAAAGAATATCTGGATATAGTTCATGCTACCGGTATTGAAAGTCCGGACGATGAAATCTACTACGACGATTACTCTGATGAcgagtatgaaaaaaaacttgcagAAGGAGAAATAGTTTTTACGTCCGATGAGAATTACAATCATAACATTGGTACAACACCGATGGCGACAGTAAACACAACTGCATCCTCAACGACGACACCAATTGGTGGAGGGACAATAACTTCCATGACTGCTTCCAACCAATCTTTACCGGCTAGTGGCAGTGGGAGAGATGCTGGAGGgaaaagcaaagcagcaaaacagctccaaagtgttgcaaaacaatttgGCAGCATTGGTAAATCGATGAGTCGCAAGCTTCGTAAAAACATTGGTTCGATTACACGAATCGGTAGCAAAAATAGCCACAGTGGTAACAGCTCGGGAGGAGGTGCCAATGgcaaaaagtcacattttaatgataaaaGTAATTATCGTAGCGAATATCCGCGGTTTCGAATATTGTGTGCACAACTAAAATCTCGCCGCCACGAGTATCAGGAGGAGATGATAAGAAACTACCTTGAGTGTGCTCAAGAACGATACCTTGAAGCGGAGAAGATGCGCGATCGAAAGGAAATCGAGCGTCTTACAAAATACGTTGCCGAGGTAGGACAGTTTCATCGTGACCATGAGCTTGAATACGCCGGTGATGGAGGTGTCATTGAACAGTCCGAAGTGGATGGAGGTGGGCCGGTTAATTGTATTAATGCTGGCTGTTTGAACTATGGTACCGCTGCGACCAGTTATATGTGCCTAGAATGCTattcaatgcaatgcaaaagaGAGTCGTCTAATCCGAAATGTGACATTGATTCGAAGGATTACACTCTTCGCTATGGGACGGGTAAGTCCAAATTTTATGCTGAAGCTGACATGGATGCACAcgataaaatacaaaaactacCCTCAGCAAGGCGCTTGAATGATCTCGATCAAACGCTCTATTTGTCACGCTCCACGTTCTACAATGATACAAAACCGGACGATATCCACTTACCTACAGCCTCTACTTACAAACAAGCTGGTTTGGAACAGTCATCCAATGCGAGTGGGCTTGTCCGACAAAATTCTCAGCCGCTACAGCTCCAGCATCAAcaccattaccaccaccagcaacaacaacatcatcagTCCCATTATCATAAGGGAGAAGAAGTGAATAAAccacatcagcatcagcacacAGGTTCAGCTACGTGTATGGAATATCCTCTCAGTGCCAAACCACCAACCGGTCCATCTTCATCTGGTTCGACGACTTCTAGCTCTAGTGGCATTGTAGCATCTGTATATTCACCGGGAGGAAGTGGACATAGCGGTAGTCATAGTTCGAACATACCTTACACACGTGCCGGAGCGTTGTGTGTGGTAAATCTTCCTCCAGTGTCTAGCAACGCTGATTCTACGGGCAATAGAGTGATTGGCCAGTTTGGGAGCTCTCATAATGGAATATCAGGTACTGCACATGGGGCATCAGCTAGTACTAACGAAGCCATACGATCGTTGCATCCAttttcgtcatcgtcgtcttcTTCCTCGATCGGTGTTGGCGTTGGTGTAGGTAATGGGGGACATTCAACATCCCAACCAATCGTGAACAGTAGTCATTACGGCAAAAATCAGCTCTGCCGCACGGATGGATGCAAGTTCTACGGTAGTATCAATACTAATTTTTACTGCTCCAAGTGTTGTCAAGAGTATAACATTTAA
- the LOC128707188 gene encoding pendrin-like, with the protein MPHSRNSNGVANPAYSRDGNETPERAGGRRSRPKISQVIVTRPHYQQEDLNNAFNYFKPKSSFYQDAMESMREMDTKTCVTGLFPIFKWLPEYSFPSDFIGDLISGLTVGVMHIPQGMGYALIANMPPITGIYTAFFPVLIYFLLGTSRHNSMGTLAVVSIMTGKVVYNHSGEGSNYSNLEVGTALCFLVGIIQLVMCLLRMGAASFLLSEALVSGFTTGAAVYVFTSQMKDILGVTLPPLGSRFEIVYTYYELGKRIPDTNLVNLGMASVAIIILLINNEIIKPRLAKLCVIPIPIQLILVVSGTLLSIQFNLKENYGLKVVGSIPQGLPAPKLPNFDIIPEILTESITVAIVGYTVSVSLGIIFAKKEHYEIGFNQELLALGAGNVFGSFFSCYPFAASLSRAAIQYLAGGKTQITGLVSCSLLAVVLLFVASFFQPLPRCILASIIAVSVQGLLMQSRDLPKFWRQGFFDGVTWILTFLSVVFISIDVGLLVGFVLSVSSIFFRALKPYMCQMGNVPNSDVYLDITRYEGLIEHRGIKIIHYSGGLHFASRAVFKNNICQFLNINLAEETKRRKAPDFVAADDAIKFLILDFTALSYIDPSAISTFKTFVKELEVVDVQTLLAGCSPLVFEKMKKCNFIGGEEHYVRTYPTIHDAVHYAQKQLRLRAGVVSQMIEEVRL; encoded by the exons ATGCCACATTCTCGCAACTCCAACGGGGTTGCAAATCCTGCCTATAGTCGTGATGGCAACGAAACGCCAGAAAGGGCTGGTGGCCGACGCTCAAGGCCCAAAATATCGCAGGTTATTGTCACCCGTCCACATTACCAACAGGAGGATCTCAACAATGCCTTCAATTACTTCAAACCGAAGTCCAGTTTCTACCAGGACGCAATGGAAAGCATGCGCGAGATGGACACCAAAACGTGTGTTACGGGGTTATTTCCGATCTTCAAATGGCTTCCTGAGTATTCGTTTCCTAGCGATTTCATTGGAGACCTCATCAGTGGCTTAACGGTCGGTGTGATGCACATACCACAGGGAATGGGATATGCACTTATAGCGAACATGCCTCCAATCACTGGAATCTATACAGCATTCTTCCCcgttttaatttactttttgcTAGGCACGTCGAGACATAATTCCATGG GTACATTGGCCGTAGTTTCTATCATGACCGGTAAAGTTGTCTACAATCACTCTGGCGAGGGTTCCAACTACTCCAACCTGGAGGTCGGAACTGCGTTGTGTTTTTTAGTCGGTATAATTCAG CTTGTAATGTGTCTTCTCAGGATGGGTGCAGCATCATTTTTACTGTCCGAAGCATTGGTTTCCGGATTCACCACTGGTGCGGCAGTGTACGTGTTTACATCGCAAATGAAGGACATTTTGGGTGTTACACTTCCGCCGCTGGGTAGTAGATTCGAAATTGTTTAT ACTTATTACGAACTTGGGAAAAGAATACCTGATACAAATCTGGTGAATTTGGGAATGGCGAGTGTTGCCATCATAATACTGTTGATCAACAATGAGATCATTAAG CCACGCTTAGCCAAACTGTGCGTCATTCCAATCCCGATCCAGCTCATTCTCGTTGTCAGTGGCACCCTGTTATCGATTCAGTTTAATCTAAAAGAAAATTATGGATTAAAAGTAGTTGGATCAATTCCTCAAGGGCTGCCAG CACCTAAACTTCCTAATTTCGACATTATACCAGAAATTCTCACGGAAAGCATTACAGTAGCGATCGTTGGTTACACCGTATCTGTATCGTTGGGGAtcatatttgcaaaaaaagaacactatGAAATTGGCTTTAACCAAGAACTGCTGGCACTGGGGGCAGGCAATGTATTCGGATCGTTCTTCTCGTGCTACCCGTTTGCAGCATCATTGTCCCGTGCTGCGATCCAGTATTTGGCAGGCGGAAAAACGCAAATTACTGGTCTCGTTTCATGCAGCTTACTGGCGGTAGTGTTACTGTTCGTAGCATCGTTTTTCCAACCGTTGCCCCGGTGCATTCTAGCCAGTATTATTGCCGTATCGGTGCAAGGCTTGTTGATGCAATCTAGAGATCTACCAAAGTTCTGGCGGCAGGGATTCTTCGATGGCGTTACTTGGATACTTACCTTTTTGTCAGTGGTGTTTATATCAATTGACGTTGGTTTGCTGGTTGGATTTGTACTCAGCGTTTCAAGCATTTTTTTCCGAGCACTCAAACCGTACATGTGCCAGATGGGTAATGTGCCCAATTCGGATGTATACTTGGATATAACTCGCTACGAAGGG TTGATCGAGCATCGTGGCATCAAGATCATACATTACAGCGGTGGACTCCATTTTGCTTCACGTGCCGTGTTCAAAAACAACATCTGCCAGTTTCTTAATATAAACCTAGCCGAAGAAACGAAACGGCGCAAAGCGCCAGATTTCGTTGCAGCGGACGATGCAATCAAGTTCCTAATACTGGACTTTACAGCCCTCAGCTATATTGACCCTTCTGCCATCTCAACATTTAAAACGTTCGTAAAGGAACTGGAGGTAGTCGATGTACAAACTCTGCTCGCCGGCTGTTCACCATTGGTGTTTgaaaagatgaagaaatgcAACTTTATCGGTGGCGAGGAACATTACGTTCGCACTTATCCGACTATTCACGATGCCGTCCACTACGCCCAGAAGCAGTTGAGATTGCGAGCTGGCGTTGTGTCGCAAATGATTGAAGAAGTACGATTGTAA